The following coding sequences lie in one Capsicum annuum cultivar UCD-10X-F1 chromosome 5, UCD10Xv1.1, whole genome shotgun sequence genomic window:
- the LOC107870893 gene encoding uncharacterized protein LOC107870893 isoform X1 — protein MESRLVCELKMLKEGILALVSMQSGQATLPVAISNLIDASNTSDDAGPSSAVDTIMFTKSGSKGMHADSRLNVKNNTQLIKDICLQVNIKGQQLRKWQDILTSLNHYPV, from the exons ATGGAATCTCGTCTAGTTTGTGAGCTAAAAATGTTAAAGGAAGGCATTCTGGCACTTGTATCTATGCAAAGTGGCCAG GCTACACTTCCAGTTGCAATTTCAAACCTTATTGATGCTTCAAATACTTCTGATGACGCAGGTCCTTCAAGTGCTGTGGACACCATCATG TTTACCAAATCTGGATCGAAAGGAATGCACGCAGATTCAAGGCTCAATGTAAAGAACAACACCCAGTTGATCAAAGACATCTGCCTTCAAGTAAATATTAAAGGCCAACAACTGCGCAAATGGCAGGACATACTAACAAGCTTGAATCACTATCCGGTCTAA
- the LOC107870893 gene encoding uncharacterized protein LOC107870893 isoform X2, with the protein MESRLVCELKMLKEGILALVSMQSGQATLPVAISNLIDASNTSDDAGPSSAVDTIMCAGYWKKSCARLLLVLDWNLVILDT; encoded by the exons ATGGAATCTCGTCTAGTTTGTGAGCTAAAAATGTTAAAGGAAGGCATTCTGGCACTTGTATCTATGCAAAGTGGCCAG GCTACACTTCCAGTTGCAATTTCAAACCTTATTGATGCTTCAAATACTTCTGATGACGCAGGTCCTTCAAGTGCTGTGGACACCATCATG TGCGCAGGCTATTGGAAGAAAAGTTGTGCTAGGCTATTACTCGTATTAGATTGGAATTTAGTGATCTTGGATACTTGa